A single genomic interval of Microbacterium hydrocarbonoxydans harbors:
- a CDS encoding sugar-transfer associated ATP-grasp domain-containing protein, whose amino-acid sequence MSRFSPVPRLRYLLARARRIDVASVIERAKEASTQHGKAVPLVVVDMLWSAGRHNVGFQDYIDYDFAILTKAERDTFMTHPVSNEISQKYDHPDYRHLFHDKAEFNAVFDAFLKREWMLIVEGNAAQLREFTERQGTIVVKETHGQAGTGVHRYHAADVTDWDAFHAELLSKKQVLVEEVIRQHADLAAVCPGTVNTTRITAFFDGEKTHILAMAQKFGRGAVSDQMSFGGFYTMLDENGHSVGSGYDSHGHVHVTHPDSGFPIADFQLPMMDEVRDFVDQVARVVPQVQYVGWDVVVTPDGPVLVEGNWGAGVYENKPSVTGIRTGHKPRYQAAIGF is encoded by the coding sequence ATGTCCCGCTTTTCCCCCGTTCCCCGTCTTCGCTATCTGCTGGCGCGCGCCCGTCGTATCGACGTCGCCTCGGTGATCGAGAGGGCGAAGGAGGCATCGACACAGCATGGCAAGGCCGTGCCGCTCGTCGTGGTCGACATGCTCTGGTCGGCCGGACGCCACAACGTCGGCTTCCAGGACTACATCGACTACGACTTCGCCATCCTCACCAAGGCGGAACGCGACACGTTCATGACCCACCCGGTGTCGAACGAGATCTCGCAGAAGTACGACCACCCCGACTACCGGCACCTCTTCCACGACAAGGCGGAGTTCAACGCCGTCTTCGACGCGTTCCTGAAGCGCGAATGGATGCTGATCGTCGAGGGCAACGCCGCCCAGCTTCGTGAGTTCACCGAGCGGCAGGGCACGATCGTGGTGAAGGAGACCCATGGTCAGGCCGGCACCGGCGTGCACCGCTACCATGCGGCGGACGTCACCGACTGGGACGCCTTCCACGCCGAGCTGCTGTCGAAGAAGCAGGTCCTCGTGGAAGAGGTCATCCGCCAGCACGCCGACCTCGCGGCCGTCTGCCCCGGCACGGTCAACACGACTCGCATCACCGCCTTCTTCGACGGCGAGAAGACGCACATCCTCGCGATGGCGCAGAAGTTCGGCCGCGGCGCCGTGAGTGACCAGATGAGCTTCGGCGGCTTCTACACGATGCTCGACGAGAACGGCCACTCCGTCGGCTCCGGCTACGACTCGCACGGACACGTCCACGTCACCCACCCCGACTCCGGCTTCCCGATCGCCGACTTCCAGCTGCCGATGATGGACGAGGTCCGCGACTTCGTCGACCAGGTCGCCCGCGTCGTACCGCAGGTGCAGTACGTCGGGTGGGACGTCGTGGTCACCCCGGACGGCCCCGTGCTCGTCGAGGGCAACTGGGGAGCCGGCGTCTACGAGAACAAGCCGAGCGTCACCGGCATCCGCACCGGTCACAAGCCGCGCTACCAGGCGGCCATCGGCTTCTGA
- a CDS encoding alanine racemase C-terminal domain-containing protein, producing the protein MCETTSSSRPRAMISRSALAAAAATAVDSGGRIADLRRDAWGHGVLPVAHAVIAAGAAAVRVDHPDEAETLRLEGIEAVVDAEPDIDPVLLYGLPDVEGSLLTAPVMRLAGRVLSTKPLKTGDAVSYGYTYRATRDTTAALITGGYAQGIVRALGNAADVEIDGVLRPIVGRVAMDVCVIDLQGASAVAPGTEATYFGGTGAAGPGLARWSAVTGLTVAELLTVAAAHADRGWEA; encoded by the coding sequence GTGTGTGAGACGACATCCAGCTCCCGTCCTCGGGCGATGATCTCGCGGTCGGCTCTGGCTGCCGCGGCTGCCACCGCCGTCGACTCCGGCGGACGGATCGCAGACCTGCGCAGGGACGCCTGGGGGCACGGCGTGCTGCCGGTCGCCCACGCCGTCATCGCGGCGGGTGCCGCCGCAGTCCGCGTCGACCACCCCGACGAAGCCGAGACCCTGCGCCTCGAGGGGATCGAGGCAGTCGTCGACGCCGAACCGGACATCGATCCCGTCCTTCTCTACGGGCTCCCCGACGTGGAGGGCTCGCTCTTGACCGCCCCGGTGATGCGGCTCGCGGGGCGCGTGCTGTCGACGAAGCCGCTGAAGACCGGCGATGCCGTCTCCTACGGATACACCTATCGGGCGACGCGCGACACGACCGCCGCGCTCATCACCGGCGGATATGCCCAGGGCATCGTGCGTGCGCTCGGCAACGCGGCGGACGTCGAGATCGACGGGGTGCTGCGTCCGATCGTGGGGCGCGTCGCGATGGACGTGTGCGTCATCGACCTGCAGGGTGCGTCGGCGGTCGCGCCAGGCACCGAGGCCACCTACTTCGGGGGCACCGGCGCCGCGGGTCCGGGGCTCGCCCGGTGGAGCGCCGTGACCGGACTGACCGTCGCCGAGCTCCTGACCGTCGCCGCAGCCCACGCCGACCGGGGGTGGGAGGCATGA
- a CDS encoding alanine racemase has translation MTRPELRIRTDRFVSNIHAVRDRIAPSELMVVLKDDAYGHGLDWAVEAARDAGVLWYGTYDVAGGVATRRVLGDDGRIFAWVTSTDAEIDEALARGIDLGVGSQEYLARIVARARERGATARIHLKIDTGLHRNGLLPEEWPQATDEVRRAEADGHVLLVGIWSHLAEASDPEDDEAQTAFLEAVRIVEASGATPEALHLTASAASWWRPELRGTVSRIGAFCYGIRSADGPDIPGVAPVAELVATVVGIEEDAAEISIGSFDGIPSTLVGAEVGTDAGTRALQSIRATTSLVAGWPGMRVGDPVWLFGAGEHGESSATTLAERIDTVGEEILTRLTPRVRRVIVD, from the coding sequence ATGACGCGTCCTGAGCTGCGCATCCGCACCGATCGCTTCGTGTCGAACATCCACGCAGTCCGCGATCGCATCGCGCCGTCTGAGCTCATGGTCGTCCTGAAGGACGACGCCTACGGGCACGGCCTGGACTGGGCCGTCGAGGCGGCTCGGGATGCCGGGGTGCTGTGGTACGGCACCTATGACGTCGCCGGCGGTGTCGCGACGCGTCGCGTGCTGGGTGACGACGGCCGCATCTTCGCCTGGGTCACCTCCACCGACGCCGAGATCGACGAGGCGCTGGCCCGCGGCATCGATCTGGGCGTCGGCTCACAGGAGTACCTGGCGCGTATCGTCGCCCGAGCGCGGGAGCGCGGCGCGACCGCGCGCATCCATCTCAAGATCGACACCGGACTGCACCGCAACGGACTGCTGCCGGAGGAGTGGCCGCAGGCGACCGACGAGGTCCGCCGTGCCGAGGCAGACGGGCACGTTCTGCTCGTCGGCATCTGGAGTCACCTCGCCGAGGCCAGCGACCCCGAGGACGACGAGGCCCAGACCGCGTTCCTCGAGGCCGTCCGGATCGTCGAGGCCTCGGGCGCGACACCGGAGGCTCTCCACCTGACCGCCTCCGCTGCGTCGTGGTGGCGTCCCGAGCTGCGCGGCACGGTGTCGCGCATCGGGGCGTTCTGCTACGGCATCCGCTCGGCTGACGGCCCGGACATCCCCGGTGTCGCGCCGGTCGCCGAGCTCGTCGCGACCGTGGTGGGCATCGAGGAGGATGCCGCGGAGATCTCGATCGGGTCCTTCGACGGCATCCCCTCGACGCTCGTCGGCGCGGAGGTCGGGACCGACGCCGGCACGCGTGCTCTGCAGAGCATCCGGGCCACCACGTCTCTGGTCGCCGGATGGCCGGGGATGCGGGTCGGCGATCCCGTGTGGCTCTTCGGCGCGGGCGAGCACGGCGAGAGCAGTGCGACGACCCTCGCTGAGCGGATCGACACCGTCGGCGAGGAGATCCTCACCCGGCTCACTCCGCGGGTCCGTCGAGTGATCGTCGACTGA
- a CDS encoding DUF7455 domain-containing protein produces MNATTERETSAVEFRLTAMDRCDSCGAQAYIAAEVNGSELLFCAHHGRKYEEKLRSIATSWHDETSRLID; encoded by the coding sequence ATGAACGCAACGACCGAACGTGAGACCTCCGCCGTCGAGTTCCGCCTGACCGCCATGGATCGCTGTGATTCCTGTGGCGCTCAGGCCTACATCGCGGCCGAGGTCAACGGCTCCGAACTGCTCTTCTGCGCTCACCACGGCCGCAAGTACGAAGAGAAGCTTCGCAGCATCGCAACGAGCTGGCACGACGAGACCTCTCGTCTGATCGACTGA
- a CDS encoding DNA gyrase/topoisomerase IV subunit B → MTAEYSAHHLQVLEGLEAVRKRPGMYIGSNGSPGLMHCLWEIIDNAVDEAVAGNGSKIDIILHEDDSVEVHDRGRGIPVDVEPRTGLTGVEVVFTKLHAGGKFGGGSYAASGGLHGVGASVVNALSERLDVEVDRGGKTYAMSFHRGEPGIFADEGGEKRPDAAFTPFQNKSELRVVGKAPRGTSGTRIRYWADHQIFTKDAAFQVNELVTRARQTAFLVPGLELVIRDERVTDGPGEGQPKETSYRYDGGISEFVEYLATDAPVTDTWRIQGEGTFKETVPVLQADGHMIATEVERVCAVDIALRWGTGYDTVTRSFVNIIATPKGGTHQQGFEQELLKVLRAQVDQNARRLKVGANDKLEKDDVLAGLTAVLTVNVPEPQFEGQTKEILGTPAARQIVAQVLRKDLAARFSSTKRDDKSQVTQLLDKVVAEMKARVSARAHKETQRRKNALESSTLPTKLVDCRTNEVERSELFIVEGDSALGTAKNARNSEFQALLPIRGKILNVQKASVGDMLSNAECASIIQVIGAGSGRSFDIDAARYGKIILMSDADVDGAHIRTLLLTLFYRYMRPLIEHGRVFAAVPPLHRVIVMNPGSKPNETIYTYSEQEMHTLLAKLRKAGKRWHEPIQRYKGLGEMDAEQLASTTMDRGGRLLRRVRMEDAEAAGRVFELLMGNEVAPRREFIIDSSDRLSRESIDA, encoded by the coding sequence GTGACCGCCGAGTATTCCGCCCATCATCTCCAGGTGCTCGAAGGGCTCGAGGCCGTCCGCAAGCGCCCAGGCATGTACATCGGGTCGAACGGATCGCCCGGCCTGATGCACTGCCTGTGGGAGATCATCGACAACGCCGTCGACGAGGCCGTCGCTGGCAACGGCTCGAAGATCGACATCATCCTCCACGAGGACGACAGCGTCGAGGTGCATGACCGCGGTCGAGGCATCCCGGTCGACGTCGAGCCTCGCACCGGACTCACCGGTGTCGAGGTCGTCTTCACGAAGCTGCACGCCGGTGGCAAGTTCGGCGGCGGCTCGTACGCGGCATCCGGTGGTCTGCACGGTGTCGGCGCCTCCGTCGTCAACGCCCTCTCCGAGCGGCTCGACGTCGAGGTCGACCGTGGCGGCAAGACCTATGCGATGTCCTTCCACCGCGGGGAGCCGGGCATCTTCGCCGACGAGGGCGGCGAGAAGCGCCCGGACGCCGCCTTCACGCCCTTCCAGAACAAGAGCGAGCTACGGGTCGTGGGCAAGGCGCCCCGGGGTACCAGCGGCACGCGCATCCGCTACTGGGCCGACCATCAGATCTTCACGAAGGACGCCGCCTTCCAGGTCAACGAGCTCGTCACCCGCGCTCGTCAGACGGCTTTCCTCGTACCGGGGCTCGAACTGGTCATCCGCGACGAGCGGGTCACCGACGGGCCCGGCGAGGGACAGCCGAAGGAGACGTCGTACCGGTACGACGGCGGCATCTCGGAGTTCGTCGAGTACCTCGCCACCGATGCCCCGGTCACCGACACCTGGCGCATCCAGGGCGAGGGGACGTTCAAGGAGACCGTTCCGGTACTCCAGGCCGACGGGCACATGATCGCCACCGAGGTCGAGCGCGTCTGCGCCGTCGACATCGCCCTACGCTGGGGCACCGGCTACGACACCGTCACCCGCTCGTTCGTCAACATCATCGCGACGCCCAAGGGCGGCACACATCAGCAGGGCTTCGAGCAGGAGCTCCTCAAGGTGCTGCGCGCCCAGGTCGACCAGAACGCGCGTCGGCTCAAGGTCGGCGCCAACGACAAGCTCGAGAAGGACGACGTCCTCGCCGGTCTCACCGCGGTCCTTACCGTCAACGTGCCGGAGCCGCAGTTCGAGGGGCAGACCAAGGAGATCCTCGGCACGCCGGCAGCGCGTCAGATCGTGGCGCAGGTGCTGCGCAAGGATCTCGCCGCGCGGTTCAGCTCGACCAAGCGCGACGACAAGAGCCAGGTGACCCAGCTGCTCGACAAGGTCGTCGCCGAGATGAAGGCGCGCGTGTCCGCCCGCGCGCACAAGGAGACGCAGCGTCGCAAGAACGCCCTCGAGTCCTCGACGCTGCCGACGAAGCTCGTCGACTGCCGGACCAACGAGGTCGAGCGCAGCGAGCTGTTCATCGTCGAGGGCGACTCGGCGCTGGGCACGGCGAAGAACGCGCGCAACAGCGAGTTCCAAGCGCTCCTGCCGATCCGAGGCAAGATCCTGAACGTGCAGAAGGCCTCGGTCGGTGACATGCTGTCGAACGCCGAGTGCGCCTCGATCATCCAGGTGATCGGCGCCGGATCCGGACGCAGCTTCGACATCGATGCGGCCCGCTACGGCAAAATCATCCTGATGAGCGATGCCGATGTCGACGGCGCGCACATCCGCACCCTTCTGCTGACCCTGTTCTATCGCTACATGCGACCGCTCATCGAGCACGGCCGGGTGTTCGCGGCGGTCCCGCCGCTGCACAGGGTGATCGTGATGAACCCCGGCTCCAAGCCCAACGAGACGATCTACACCTACAGCGAGCAGGAGATGCACACGCTCCTCGCGAAGCTCCGCAAGGCCGGCAAGCGCTGGCATGAGCCGATCCAGCGCTACAAGGGTCTCGGCGAGATGGATGCCGAGCAGCTGGCCTCGACGACGATGGACCGCGGCGGTCGCCTGCTGCGACGCGTGCGCATGGAGGATGCCGAGGCGGCCGGCCGCGTGTTCGAGCTGCTGATGGGGAACGAGGTGGCTCCGCGCCGCGAGTTCATCATCGACTCGTCCGACCGGCTCTCCCGGGAGTCGATCGACGCCTGA
- a CDS encoding glycosyltransferase, whose protein sequence is MRIAMVTDYYLPTLGGVQTVIKAHREALEHAGHEVFVFTPLSAPSDDPHVIRLPTARGFAPDGYPFTWTPSAAASAVREGLRAHRIDVVHVHTEMFAALAGFEAATAEGLPIVQTMHGRIDVYTRSVLPLPSVTTAVLAAMHRRRMSHDRARLDPSAPYARTRMARRMWRLMVSQANHADHVIVPSQHFADKLTTQGVRTPLTVLSNGLEDTVLQTVGAPALRRPAAGDELRVIWCGRLSPEKRPSVFVEAVGRVPGIRAEMFGDGVARRRVATAAQDLPDGRLTVHGAVPQSQVLEAMSRAHVLVSSSLDFDNQPMVILEGIAAGLPVIVTDPDLAEVLRPGGGLVSRTPDAEGLAAALQDLRDDPERVRAMSAAAIAHRSQVAQDTHRDALLDVYRAVLSPRR, encoded by the coding sequence GTGCGTATCGCCATGGTCACCGACTACTACCTGCCGACCCTCGGTGGTGTGCAGACTGTGATCAAGGCCCACCGCGAGGCTCTGGAGCACGCAGGACACGAGGTGTTCGTGTTCACGCCCCTGTCCGCGCCGAGCGACGATCCGCACGTCATCCGGCTTCCGACCGCACGGGGCTTCGCGCCGGACGGGTACCCCTTCACCTGGACGCCGTCGGCTGCGGCGTCCGCGGTGCGGGAGGGGCTGCGCGCACACCGCATCGACGTCGTGCACGTGCACACCGAGATGTTCGCCGCCCTCGCCGGGTTCGAGGCGGCCACGGCCGAGGGGCTCCCGATCGTGCAGACCATGCACGGGCGCATCGACGTCTACACGCGTTCCGTGCTGCCGTTGCCGTCGGTCACGACGGCGGTGCTCGCCGCGATGCACCGCCGCCGCATGAGCCATGACCGAGCACGCCTCGACCCGTCGGCCCCGTATGCGCGCACCCGGATGGCTCGCCGGATGTGGCGTCTCATGGTGAGTCAGGCCAATCACGCCGACCACGTCATCGTGCCCTCGCAGCACTTCGCCGACAAGCTGACCACCCAGGGTGTGCGGACACCGCTCACCGTGCTCTCCAACGGTCTGGAGGACACCGTCCTCCAGACCGTCGGCGCGCCGGCCCTGCGCCGACCCGCAGCCGGGGATGAGCTGCGCGTGATCTGGTGCGGACGTCTGTCCCCCGAGAAGCGGCCGTCGGTGTTCGTCGAGGCTGTCGGGCGCGTTCCGGGCATCCGCGCCGAGATGTTCGGCGACGGTGTGGCCAGGCGTCGTGTCGCCACGGCAGCCCAGGATCTGCCAGACGGACGGTTGACCGTGCACGGCGCGGTGCCGCAGTCGCAGGTGCTCGAGGCGATGTCGCGCGCGCACGTGCTGGTCTCGAGCTCGCTCGACTTCGACAACCAGCCGATGGTCATCCTCGAGGGCATCGCCGCAGGACTGCCCGTGATCGTCACCGACCCCGACCTCGCAGAGGTGCTGCGTCCCGGCGGAGGGCTTGTGAGCCGCACTCCTGACGCGGAGGGGCTGGCCGCGGCGCTGCAGGACCTGCGCGATGATCCGGAGCGTGTCCGCGCGATGAGCGCCGCGGCGATCGCGCATCGCAGCCAGGTGGCTCAGGACACGCATCGCGATGCGCTCCTCGACGTCTATCGCGCGGTGCTGTCGCCGCGGCGTTGA
- a CDS encoding NAD-dependent epimerase/dehydratase family protein codes for MSGARVLVTGASGFLGGYVVPELQRHGHEVYAAGRDADALARVADPEHRVRGDLEALGSRELRVDAVIHCAALSTPWGPWKDFRTANVDGTARVVDFARRNGVRRIVHVSSPSVYAAARDRIGIRESGVDPRNRLNGYIRSKIAAEQLLRRALDAGDIEELVIVRPRGLIGVGDPSLVPRLLAVHERIGVPLFGGGDNLIDVTAVENVASALRLALTHGDPAGGVYNITNGEPRPFRELLSTLLGLLGETPRFRPLNRRIAWASAGVLEGVCTAVPGRPEPPLTRYTLSTIAYSQTLDISRAVAELGYRPEVSLDDALARVAAHLRVRA; via the coding sequence ATGTCCGGAGCCCGTGTGCTGGTGACGGGGGCGAGCGGGTTCCTCGGCGGCTACGTCGTGCCCGAGCTGCAGCGCCACGGACACGAGGTCTACGCGGCCGGGCGCGACGCCGACGCGCTGGCCAGAGTCGCCGACCCCGAGCACCGCGTTCGCGGCGACCTCGAGGCGCTCGGGTCGCGGGAGCTCCGCGTCGATGCCGTCATCCACTGCGCCGCGCTCTCCACGCCGTGGGGGCCGTGGAAGGACTTCCGCACAGCCAACGTCGACGGCACGGCGCGGGTCGTCGACTTCGCCCGACGCAACGGTGTCCGGCGGATCGTGCATGTGTCCTCGCCGAGCGTCTACGCCGCGGCGCGCGACCGGATCGGCATCCGCGAATCCGGGGTCGATCCCCGCAATCGCCTGAACGGATACATCCGCTCGAAGATCGCCGCCGAACAGCTGCTGCGTCGCGCCCTCGACGCCGGCGACATCGAGGAGCTCGTGATCGTGCGCCCGCGGGGTCTGATCGGCGTCGGAGACCCCAGTCTCGTGCCGCGGCTGCTCGCCGTGCACGAGCGCATCGGGGTCCCCCTCTTCGGCGGCGGCGACAACCTCATCGACGTCACCGCCGTCGAGAACGTCGCATCGGCTCTGCGTCTCGCGCTCACTCATGGCGACCCGGCCGGCGGCGTGTACAACATCACGAACGGGGAGCCGCGGCCCTTCCGCGAGCTTCTGAGCACGTTGCTCGGGCTGCTGGGTGAGACGCCCCGGTTCCGTCCGCTGAACCGACGGATCGCCTGGGCGAGCGCCGGCGTGCTCGAGGGTGTGTGCACCGCGGTGCCGGGCAGGCCGGAACCGCCGCTCACCCGCTACACCCTCAGCACGATCGCCTACTCCCAGACGCTCGACATCAGCCGCGCCGTGGCGGAGCTCGGATATCGCCCCGAGGTCTCCCTGGACGACGCCCTCGCGAGGGTCGCCGCGCATCTGAGAGTGAGAGCCTGA
- a CDS encoding F390 synthetase-related protein: MGRLRILREFTAVRWFRPLRTRRAVERRQRRLLAAHLRFLRRRSPYFRDQLRSRSFVELPFMDKSLMMERFDEISTVGIAKEDALALALANERAREFDADLGSHSVGLSSGTSGHRGLFVVSAAERDAWVGTVLARTLPRGALLGHRIALFLRADNTLYESVGSRVVSFRYFDVFADMADNLARLRDYRPTILVAPPSVLRLIARAVDAGELELRPRKVYSVAEVLELADEQRIVRSLKQDRLHQLYQCTEGFLAHTCEQGVIHLNEDNILVEREMLDDVRFTPIVTDLRRRAQPIVRYRLGDVLRECSDPCPCGSALTAIERIEGREGDTLVLRGQDGRSIPVFADVITRALLYAEGFDEYRIRQIGDAQLEIALDRLDDGSVGSVRSEVHALLDRLGCERPEISFVEYVNDGSAKLRRVVQEWGERRW, from the coding sequence ATGGGCAGGCTTCGGATACTCCGGGAATTCACCGCGGTGCGATGGTTCCGCCCGTTGCGCACGCGGCGCGCGGTCGAGCGGCGCCAGCGGCGACTGCTGGCGGCGCACCTCCGCTTCCTGCGACGGCGTTCGCCGTACTTCCGCGATCAGCTGCGTTCACGCTCGTTCGTCGAACTCCCCTTCATGGACAAGAGCTTGATGATGGAGCGGTTCGACGAGATCAGCACGGTGGGCATCGCGAAGGAGGATGCCCTCGCCCTGGCTCTCGCCAACGAACGCGCGCGGGAGTTCGACGCCGACCTCGGCTCCCACTCCGTCGGTCTCTCGAGCGGGACCAGCGGCCACCGCGGCCTCTTCGTCGTCAGCGCCGCCGAGCGCGATGCCTGGGTAGGGACCGTGCTCGCGCGCACTCTGCCCCGCGGCGCGCTGCTCGGACACCGGATCGCCCTGTTCCTGCGCGCCGACAACACGCTGTACGAATCCGTCGGCTCGAGGGTGGTGTCGTTCCGCTACTTCGACGTCTTCGCCGACATGGCCGACAACCTCGCACGACTGCGCGACTACCGGCCCACGATCCTCGTCGCGCCGCCGTCTGTGCTCCGCCTGATCGCGCGTGCGGTGGATGCCGGCGAACTCGAGCTCAGGCCCCGGAAGGTGTACTCGGTCGCCGAGGTGCTCGAGCTCGCGGACGAGCAGCGTATCGTGCGGTCGCTGAAGCAGGACCGGCTGCACCAGCTCTACCAGTGCACCGAGGGATTCCTCGCACACACCTGCGAGCAGGGTGTGATTCACCTGAACGAGGACAACATCCTCGTCGAGCGCGAGATGCTGGATGACGTCCGGTTCACGCCCATCGTGACGGATCTCCGTCGACGCGCGCAGCCGATCGTGCGCTACCGCCTCGGTGATGTCCTGCGGGAGTGTTCCGATCCCTGCCCGTGCGGCAGTGCGCTCACGGCGATCGAGCGGATCGAGGGACGAGAGGGCGACACTCTGGTGCTCCGCGGTCAGGACGGGCGCAGCATCCCGGTCTTCGCCGACGTGATCACCCGCGCCCTGCTCTATGCCGAGGGCTTCGACGAGTACCGGATCCGCCAGATCGGCGACGCACAGCTCGAGATCGCGCTGGACCGCCTGGATGACGGCTCCGTGGGCAGCGTTCGGAGCGAGGTGCATGCGCTGCTGGACCGGCTCGGCTGCGAGCGTCCGGAGATCTCCTTCGTGGAGTATGTGAACGACGGCTCGGCCAAGTTGCGCCGCGTCGTGCAGGAATGGGGGGAGCGTCGATGGTGA
- a CDS encoding 3-oxoacyl-ACP synthase III family protein, with the protein MVRNCEIAGWGTSLPARTVRFGGEIRYRIEDDRSHLDMLTEACERALTHAGITADEVDLVLGASAAGVQPIPCTAALVLERLTLTGHAAAFDVNSTCTSFITALDVASRYLDAGDHETILVFAGDVGSRFLNPEQRESYELFSDAGAAVVLRRSIDADRGVIASAQRTWPAYAHDTEIRGGLSRSPAQVYAEADPADYLFDMNGRRALLGMMRVLPEFFETFHNSSGVAYDDVALWVPHQASAALGPMLDRLGIPAERRIDEVSAYGNMVSASVPFMLARALESGRVGRGDTVILCGTAAGLTANILALRL; encoded by the coding sequence ATGGTGAGGAACTGCGAGATCGCGGGGTGGGGGACATCGCTGCCCGCGCGGACCGTCCGGTTCGGCGGCGAGATCAGGTACCGGATCGAAGACGACCGCTCGCACCTCGACATGCTCACCGAGGCATGTGAGCGCGCACTGACCCACGCGGGGATCACGGCGGACGAGGTCGATCTGGTGCTCGGCGCCTCTGCCGCGGGCGTGCAGCCCATCCCGTGCACCGCGGCGCTCGTGCTCGAGCGTCTCACCCTGACGGGTCACGCCGCCGCCTTCGACGTCAACTCGACCTGCACGAGCTTCATCACCGCACTCGATGTCGCGTCGCGGTACCTCGATGCGGGCGATCACGAAACGATCCTCGTCTTCGCCGGCGACGTGGGCAGCCGCTTCCTCAACCCCGAGCAGCGCGAGAGCTACGAGCTGTTCAGCGACGCCGGAGCGGCCGTCGTGCTCAGGCGCTCGATCGACGCCGACCGGGGCGTGATCGCCAGCGCCCAGCGCACCTGGCCCGCGTACGCGCACGACACCGAGATCAGGGGAGGCCTCTCGCGCTCGCCCGCCCAGGTCTATGCAGAGGCGGATCCGGCGGACTACCTGTTCGATATGAACGGCCGACGGGCGCTACTCGGGATGATGCGCGTGCTGCCGGAGTTCTTCGAGACGTTCCACAACTCATCCGGCGTGGCGTACGACGATGTCGCGCTATGGGTCCCGCACCAGGCCTCCGCGGCACTCGGGCCGATGCTGGACCGCCTGGGCATACCGGCCGAGCGCAGGATCGACGAAGTGTCCGCCTACGGGAACATGGTCTCCGCCTCGGTGCCGTTCATGCTCGCTCGCGCTCTCGAGAGCGGACGAGTCGGTCGAGGGGACACCGTCATCCTCTGCGGCACGGCAGCCGGCCTCACCGCGAACATCCTGGCGCTGCGGCTCTGA